A genomic window from Leishmania braziliensis MHOM/BR/75/M2904 complete genome, chromosome 19 includes:
- a CDS encoding phosphatidic acid phosphatase protein-like protein, whose amino-acid sequence MVEFRRRDFYYVWNQYQLLDWIVLAIMFLSAAITTRHMNPHCRTFSWNDATIAYPSREDTFPSYSLALMIVLAVVFYVIFIRYLVRPLQGLFGEPLGWYNIGGADVGEGDECNVYTDMDSVASPKQLRVRDLQTGSGLVYPWLRAHLWSVGLQFCVTAVLKVYAGRLRPDYLSRLKEAGYTSSMAHLPDPQTNPEYYCALMDTHPKLKDGRLSFPSGHSSTSFAVFTIVSLFFVAHLRPFARHASFTRLILSLLPISVPVTCAVSRTRDNKHHFSDAVTGSLIGITSAFLSFYCSFRQVGGAADIYFCRAASDVEYDQLREWKGADSNDGSSVAMETTSVGAASGSHQLTSKREDVTRRKSAPLAARTSDAVVTFSGPMQRLTGLTERQLNEDPAAVPWI is encoded by the coding sequence ATGGTAGAGTTCAGAAGGAGGGATTTTTACTATGTGTGGAATCAGTACCAGCTGCTCGACTGGATCGTCTTAGCCATTATGTTCCTGAGCGCCGCCATCACGACAAGGCATATGAATCCACACTGTCGAACCTTTTCGTGGAATGACGCCACCATCGCGTACCCGAGCCGTGAAGACACGTTCCCTAGTTACTCGCTGGCTCTCATGATAGTACTTGCCGTCGTGTTTTACGTCATCTTTATCCGCTACCTCGTACGGCCGCTGCAAGGGTTGTTCGGTGAGCCGCTGGGCTGGTATAAcatcggcggcgccgacgtCGGTGAAGGCGACGAGTGTAACGTGTACACAGACATGGACTCTGTAGCGAGCCCGAAGCAACTGCGTGTCCGTGACTTGCAGACGGGCAGTGGTCTCGTTTACCCGTGGTTGCGTGCACATCTCTGGTCCGTCGGGCTGCAGTTCTgcgtgacggcggtgctTAAAGTCTACGCCGGGCGGCTTCGACCAGACTATCTGAGTCGACTCAAAGAGGCTGGATACACGAGCTCGATGGCGCACCTGCCCGACCCACAGACGAACCCTGAATACTACTGCGCTCTCATGGATACCCACCCGAAACTGAAGGATGGCCGGCTCTCTTTTCCATCCGGGCATAGCAGCACGTCTTTTGCGGTGTTCACaatcgtctctctcttcttcgtggCACATCTGCGACCATTCGCGCGGCACGCCAGCTTTACCCGCCTCATTCTTTCATTGTTACCGATCAGCGTGCCGGTCACGTGTGCAGTGAGCCGCACACGCGACAACAAACATCATTTTTCTGACGCCGTCACCGGGTCGCTGATTGGGATCACCTCCGCCTTCCTCTCGTTCTACTGTAGCTTCCGGCAGGTAGGTGGAGCGGCAGACATCTATTtttgtcgcgcagcgtcagACGTCGAGTACGATCAGTTGCGCGAGTGGAAAGGAGCTGACAGCAATGATGGCAGCAGTGTTGCCATGGAGACCACAAGCGTTGGCGCCGCCAGTGGTAGCCACCAGTTGACTAGCAAGAGGGAAGACGTCACGCGTCGAAAGTCTGCACCGCTggcagcgaggacgagcGACGCTGTCGTGACCTTCAGTGGCCCGATGCAGCGCCTGACAGGGTTGACGGAGCGGCAGTTGAACGAAGACCCAGCTGCCGTTCCGTGGATCtga